The Schistocerca gregaria isolate iqSchGreg1 chromosome 2, iqSchGreg1.2, whole genome shotgun sequence genome contains the following window.
tttacatttatttgtttaATCTTGTTTGTTACATTGAAATAGAAGCATTTAACCCTCGAGCAGGTGCACCTGTGTGTAAAGTGTGCcaatcacaaataactttgttttgTACCATTCCAAACACAGTAATAAGTTGTTTTGTCCTTTGTCCAAGCGAATAGAATGATCCGTGCAAGAAAATCACCCAGAttctgagctagcagcacaatctcACAATGAGGCTATTATCTACAAGATAATTGGTAATCAAATAAGCGGTTGGCAGGGATCTGATGCAACAGCGCTGTTTAATGCTTCGAATGGGACGTTACTGTGGGGTAACACATTTGTAGGTCAGCAGAGTTATACAGTGAaagctttgttttattattgttaacTAAACAGTGATTTAGGTAATATAATGTTagttttttattattgtttaattaaactaagattaatctctaattttgtttatatgtgtttaccttggtaacataaataCAGCTATTCGTTACCAAGTGTACAAAATATAAAggtaatttttcctttgtttttctaaTATATTGCACCACACTATCTATGTAACGCTAAGCACTGTTGAGAGCAAACCATACGTTTatataaaaaggttttttttttttttttttttttttttttttttttttttttttttttttttactgaaggaaacataaaacatgaatgagacgtggaggggagggggagggggggggggggagagtagacAGACCCTTGGTAGGATAAGCGGCAAACTCTTCGACACACAGTTCCGTGTACATGTACAAATACTAGGCATGTGCTGATAGTGTTCGTTCCGACATACAATTTTCTTCTGTGTACCTGTATTCTCGCAATCAGATAGTTCATTCCATGTAACTGGATCACATGTGCTACAGTTCTAGAGTATGTATGTAACCATACAGAAGACTGCACGCTCTCTGGAAAAGTAACAGCTGCAGTTTCTTATGCATTCAACCATTCACAGTACGAGCAGGGCTatattggctgatgttacaaggacagatcaatcATCCAAACAGTtccccttgcaactgctgaaaaggatgctgcccctcatcAACAGCGACTTGTTTGTCTGACTGTACCACGGATGTCTctacattgtggttgcacctatggttatGGCTGTCTATGTGGTTGTGGCACTCAGGCCACCCTACCTTGGCAAGATCCATTGTTCATGGGAGGAATGGCAAATTGCTCAATTGTTAATTGATACAAAGACCAGGGTTTATACTGAGAGGATCTTAAAGCTTTTGAATAATATATGATATAAATTGGAATTGTTCGCATTCATTGTACatgaaggaaaacacacacacacacacacacacacacacacacacacacacacacacacacacaaacaacggaGATGCTGACTCGTGGATAAGCAcatcaaaaagactgttacaaatatagctttcggccagtaaggccttcatcagaattagatggtgaacacacacatacacactcacacaaatacaACTCTCACTCATACcactgtgtgagttgcgtttggttgtatgtgtatgtgtgtgtttgccgtttaattctgatgaaggctgtactggctgaaagctatattttGTTGTGCGTATCCGCAACTCAGTATCTTCACTATCCGGTGAGTATCAACTTTTcacgatattgttacattccatcctggatttttataCTTTTTCTTTTGTATGTAGATCATAGGCTTTTCGTAACTGATTAAAATTAATCATAGTTTCCTGTTTCCTTTTCATTTCAGATCTGCGAACAGCAATGTACTGGATGATACAAAAAGTACATGGAGCATAACAGAAGGCAATTTACCTGTCACAAGAGCTGTTTTTATTGATAGCACATGGAATCAAAGTCGAGGAATTTACAAAGATCCTCGTCTGAGAGGTAAAATATTGAGTTACTTTTTTTTCCTGCCAGGTTCATTTTGTTTCCTTGAAGCCTTTTATTAATTCAGTTTCCACcttagaatctctctctctctctctctctctctctctctctctctctctctctctctctctctctctctctctctctcgtgtgtgtgtgtgtgtgtgtgtgtgtgtgtgtgtgtgtgtgtgtgtgtgtgtgtgtgtgtgtgtgtgtgtgttttgggggggagggagagggagggaagggggggggggagagggagaataGTGGTGATGATATCAACTTTTTGTTTAATTTTAGTTGGTATTAATGTGAAACCCCACTAATATATAGACCCAAATTCACTGGTACTGTGGATATACTTAATCTTGTGGTTGTTTGTTTGAATCTTTTTGTTCTGCACATTAACAACATGAGATCAATGCTCTGAACAATTGAAATATGTTGCTGCCTCACTGAGTCAGTGCTGCCCTATGCAAAAATCATGTAGTGCAATCATGGAAACATATGAACATCTGTTGTCTGATCAAATGTCTGTCAAGATTCTCATCAGGACAGCCACTCACATAAGTGCTACTACCAAAAAGAATAACCTTCAGTTGCGACTGCTGCTTTCGTGCTAATAGCCAATGATTTCATTACCATGGCATTAGGCCAGACATAAACTCCAGGACAGCACATTGCAACAGCTTACACAGTCTATTAAGAACCCAGAGGGAGCCACAGGTAACAGGAAACTGTGCTGAGGGCCCAGATTGGCTGCAAATGAAAGGAGGCAATTACATCTTGGTGTTTGACAAGATCAAtatgtagttttatttattaaaatgaagTATATAAAGCACAATCACCCATCATAGTAGACTTTGCAATATACCATGACATTTACTctaaatagacagcaaatcatcaggATTTAATGTACACATTTGTGTTGAATGAATACACAGTGGTTCATAGGTCTTGTAGGTGATGACATCATGATGAGGGAAATTTCGCGAAATTGTAATTCCTTTCATCTTATTCTTGTCAACACAAACTAAATCCTAGGGTAACCCAATTTTGACCATCGTCGACATCAATAAACAATAAAGTGAAGTCGAACTTAAAACCATTGAGAAATGCTGGACCTGAAAACAACTTTTGATAAGTTGTGGTAGATGTAGCAAAATTGTACGTAATGCCCACATCATAAATTTATTTGTAGATGGTAGGACACCACCTATACACAAGGTGAACTGTATGATGTAGCGGCATTTGCCAGATGAGCTGTTACGTATCTGATAGTTGCGTAAGCTGTTGCAACACACTGTCCTGGAGCTGGGAAAAGTGCACCAAGGCAGCAGAGGGTCTAAACTTATGTAGCTGCTGCTGTGGAGTACTCTCCCGTGCATTGTAAGCTCGATTGCTTCAACCAGTAGATGCACTgctatataaacagtcttggtCACATAACAGCTTATTTGCTGAGATGCCACAACATGTTACAGTACACCATGTGTTCAGGTGGTGTCCTAACATCTACAAAAAAAAGATGTAAAGATTAATAGCTATTTGCTTGTCACACATTTCTTTGCAGTTGTAAGTTGCCTTCACTTTAAATTCCATTGATGTTCATTGTCATCAAAATTTCATTACCCTAGCTGTAGTTCCTATTCACAAGAATAATACGTAAGGAATTCAAGCTTTAGAAAATTTGCCTCTTCAAGATGTTGTTGCCTATAAGACAGTGATATTGTCTGAGACTGGTTTTTTCTGCCTCTGCTAGTGCATCTGTTGTCGTTGATAAGAAATTTTGCATCTGTTCAAAATGAACATGTAAATTAAGTCCTGGTGATATGTGGTGTATTTGGATTAAAGGTCATGGTGATATTGTAAAATTTATTGTAATGGATGATTATGACTGTCTTATGTTTGTAATTAAGTATTGTATAAATTTAAGCTATATTGATGGCTAATAATAAATATAGTATAAGTGCCTCCAAATGAAATTGGGAATCCCTCACAAATTGCTGGTTCTGGTCAAAGGGAAGTTGTGTTTATAATGTTTTGATTGAACTGGATCAAAAGGGCTGAACAGACtaaaacataataaaacaaaaaaaactagGAAGGTGCCAGAATAAAAGTCAAACAATGTTATTGTGATGCACATCGTACATTTCTATTTGATGAGAGGATTACACAACTTTAATTGGACTTTGTCATGGCAGAGTATTATAAAAGTTATTGAAATGTCTTTATCATTGTTTTAATTAATTGGTGCTAATTAAAACATTGTCTTTTAAGTGAAACATGTAATCAGAAGTGAGGTATTTTAATCTCCTGCATCAATTGAGATACATCACTTGCTTCAAAATAGGCTTTTCTAAAAAAGTGTCAAAAACAAGTTGGGCTGTAATTTCTTACCAGGCTTTGCAGGATTTGTTGACTGAAGCCATCCCCCACAAATCTTATTATGTCGATGTGAGTAAGATGTGGTTCTGATTTTCAGTATGTTAGCAGAGCTGGGGATAATTTCTGAAAGATAAACAAAATAGGAAAGCTTGGAACACACAAAGCTGACAAAGTAAATATAAGAGAAAGCATTGATATGGATAGCAATGaatactttaaagcacagttttatCTAGTGACGAAAAGTGTCTGTTATGTTGCAATAGGAGCAACTTTTATCATGTAGAATTTAGGTTATGGTGAACAGAGCAATTTTCATCTGAAGCAGTTGATTTGAAATAGATGAATTGTTCACAGTCAATATTTATAGAAAGCTTGGGAAATTGAATAGAATTATCACAGTGGTTGTCAATGTACCACCAGCTGGGTTTTTGGTGACTAATGTTGTagtgttttaaatttttgtttcagcACTGCCTTGTGTAATTCTTCAGTCGAGGCTGTCACAGTTTTGGCGCCATCAGAAGGGAAGTCCACGATGGTATCTGGCAACAGTGGAGGCCATACATCAATTCCTTGTAGAGTTAGTGACTGCCAGTAGCTCTTCATATGATGGAGAATTTGATAGTCTTTTATTCTTCTTTAGATACATGTATAGCAAAATACATAGCCTTTATCCAAACCGAGATTTACGTGCATACAAAAGACCAATAAAGTAATAATTTTGTATAAAACCATTTCAGCTGTTCTACTGCTCTATTTTTAAAACCCCATCTTTAGCTTGCAGCTAAAGGGAGTAAGAGATACTTCAACTTCTTTCATGCTTTGGTGGCTTCACATTAGGGTAAAAATCTACATGCAGGGATTGGTTTCTGCTTCATTGTGTGGTATGGTGAACCAGTAAGGAACTAACTTATGAGACACATTGCCATAGTGAGTATAGGCGTAGGTATAGGAGTAAGTGGAATGACAGTTATATAAACTATGAGATGGTTGTTGAGGAGACTCGGCTTGGATTTTTTTGGAATTAGTGTCCCATTGCAGTGGATTCCTTTGTGGTAAATGTCATTTGAATGTGTCATAATTGATTCCTTAACAGTATTTGGCACTGGTGAGGTGTGTGTGCTGAACAGTTGAAGAAAACTGGAACAGTTGTAGTTTGGTTGACAGGCATGCTAATTAGAAAATGTAGTTGAATCAGTAATTTCCagaaattttaagacattactttgagagttgaaagaaaaataaagacataatAAATGTCAGTATTTACAGTGATGAAAAAAGTAGTAGTCACTCCTAACACAACAACAAGACACACACAAGATGCAAGGCAACAGAATAACAATGGATTAATAGCTGAGGATCAGATTAGGTAGTATTGTCAATTAGTTACCAGTGATGAATATGTCAAGAAATTCCAGGGTGAAAAAGTTGACAGAAGTTAAAATCAGCTGGTTAGATGCAAAACTTTAGGGAGGAGGAGGAAAATTGAAGAATGAGTGCTCTCAGGTGAACTGTCTTCTGCAGTAAAACCAAATGCCATGCTCCTGAACCTCCTATTGATAATGAAGGCAAGACCTTGAGTACTTGTTTCACCTCTTAAATGAATTTTCTGTACTTTAtcccattttctattttatttctcaTAATGGAGGATGTTTTGAAATCAGGAAGTTAGAAGTTTAATTATGTTTCCTAATTTGTGTCTGTCAAGTGTGTTTTATTTTAGTTGATCTCTTTTCCATGATTTATAATCAAaaactcctcttcctcctcaaGTAATGCTGGGAATAAACTTTTATCttcctttttaattatttataatatttattcTTTGACCTGTAAAGACAACTCTGTtcccaaaaataaaatgaaaggaagAGTTGCACCCACCCCCTTCTTGTTTGTTAATATTTAGAGTTCAAGAGATGTAGGACGCGCAAATAAAAATGCCAAATTGTAAAACTGTCTTCCAAGTTTTACTTTATCCACAGGCAGACCACAACCAACAGTGAAATTTTGTCCGAACAATATCATCTGAGAGTTATTCACTTTTTAAATTCGTCTTCATACCGCCAGTCTTTGGCATTATTGTTTGTGAGTAAAGTTATTGTTATGTATCACAAGTTATTTGGAAAGTAATTGATGTCTTGTTTCTGATATAACTGACAAGTATCAGATATTAGAAATATAATGATATAGAAGATCATCTCCCCAGTATAATCACATAAATTGGAGACCGAGTGCTGTTATCATTTTATGTTATGCTGTTCTACCTACCCATTATTCCTGTTAAGGAGAAATTCTTCTTGAATTTGTAAATTCTATTTTTGACTTTGGTTTTATATTAGTCACGCCAAGTATTTATTGTcatttgttgaaaatgtgtgcatgtACTGTCATGATTGCTATGCATTTGCGACCTATTTTAATAGTTTTGCATTTACTGTTTTAATTTGACTGTTTATTGAATTGCTGCTTAATGTGTTAAATTTTAATTCTGCATAGTAACTGCCATGATCTTATTCTCTGTGTTGTGATGTATGTGTGTGTTAGGTCTGCACTTATTTCTTGTTTCTATGTTGGATTTAAGTAGCTTTGTGAAGTACTCCCTAATATTAATGAACATAACATTGATTGTATAATTTGTACATACTATACTGATCTCTACTACTATGTAATAgtttgtaatttttgttgttgtgaacacACATAATTTCAGTGTTGTAAAGTTGAAAAGGCAACTGTAATAAAATGGGAATAGGAAACACTCTCTCTTGTCACATGGAAGAAAAGATCCTTGGATTTGAAAGttagtgtttctgtttttttgTTCATTTGTATGCATTTTGAGTAAGTAGGCTTTTTCCAGTGGTTATTTCAATTTAGTTAAGTTTAAAGATTTTTGTTATAAAAAGATGCACTCTaactggaaatgaaagaaaaagtgaaATCCACAATATCTAAGACATAAGGAAAGAGTATATTCCTTCCCAGTATGAATACCTTTTGCAGAATTGACAGACAGAAATCAAAAAGGCGGtgaagtttggtaatggagagttctggtagaatgtaaataatataGGATCATTGAGTATTACAGGCATTGAGTTGTCGACAGGCGTGTAAACCTGACTGAAAAATCCTGTAGTTTCTGGACAAATCCTTTTCCTAGCTTAGAGAGAAAACACATGTGTACATGACCACATGCACatgagagctctctctctctctctctctctctctctctctctctctctctctctctctctcaaatctaGTGCTATCCTGCATCAATTGTTGGTTATATTTGGCTCACAAATCCTACAGTTTGCTTACAAAAATAGTTGGGAGTAAATTTCCTATGTTAGTTGTATCTACATTGATATTTGCATACATacaccagccggagtggccgagcggttctaggcgctacagtctggaaccacgcgaccggtacggtcgcaggttctaatcctgcctcgggcatggatgtgtgtgatgtccttaggtttaagtagttctaagttctaggggacttatgacctcagcagttgagtcccatagtgctcagagccattttgaaccattttgcatacatactttgcaagccaccataaggtgcatggccggggtatcctgtaccactatgtAGCATATAAACCATTGGAAGTGTTTCGGGTACACGCCTTaagccctaaacgaacatagtctggAGCGTGTAAGTACTCAGCCTTTCATGACCTGAGTGATTctcatctcagtatcacagcctacaccGTAAGCCCATGGCATTCGAACAACATCCCGGAATGCAGTATGGGGTCCGCTGTTCAACCATAAAGACAGGGCAGTCTGCCCTGAG
Protein-coding sequences here:
- the LOC126335334 gene encoding tRNA-uridine aminocarboxypropyltransferase 1 isoform X2, translated to MNPKFHPAPDDDPFEGMKIGNWMILDDIDERSSCSKCGKSRKYFCYTCYIAVDELQSRIPKLPVKVDIIKHAREIDGKSTAAHAAILAPDDVKIYTYPDIPHYEEEERVVLVYPGKAASTIEELFIQPRSANSNVLDDTKSTWSITEGNLPVTRAVFIDSTWNQSRGIYKDPRLRALPCVILQSRLSQFWRHQKGSPRWYLATVEAIHQFLVELVTASSSSYDGEFDSLLFFFRYMYSKIHSLYPNRDLRAYKRPIK
- the LOC126335334 gene encoding tRNA-uridine aminocarboxypropyltransferase 1 isoform X3, which codes for MILSKLPVKVDIIKHAREIDGKSTAAHAAILAPDDVKIYTYPDIPHYEEEERVVLVYPGKAASTIEELFIQPRSANSNVLDDTKSTWSITEGNLPVTRAVFIDSTWNQSRGIYKDPRLRALPCVILQSRLSQFWRHQKGSPRWYLATVEAIHQFLVELVTASSSSYDGEFDSLLFFFRYMYSKIHSLYPNRDLRAYKRPIK